The nucleotide window AAGCGAAAGATAATCTGGCTGGTTACTTATTCATTTCCCCATGGATCATAGGATTTCTCGGGCTGACTCTGGGCCCATTGCTGTTCAGTCTGGCAGCAAGTTTCACAGATTACAATATTACCTCGAAAATGAATTTCATCGGTTTGGAAAACTATAAACGCATGTTTACAATGGACGATTTATTCCGCACTTCTCTTTTTAATACCATTTATTATGTTGTTTTCTCGGTACCATTGACCACTGCGGGAGCGATTATTCTGGCCGTCCTGCTGAATCAGAAGATCAAGGGGATGAAGTTTTTCCGGACAATCTATTATCTTCCGGCGGTCTTATCCGGTGTAGCAGTCTACTTTCTCTGGATGCAGCTTTTGAGTCCTTCGACTGGCCTTGTGAACACAATGCTCGGCTGGTTCGGCATTGATGGGCCGGCCTGGCTGTTTGATCCTGAATGGACCAAGCCTGCATTGTTATTGATGAAAATGTGGAGTGTTGGCGGAGGAATGCTATTATACCTGGCCATCATGCAAGGGGTATCGCCTCAAATGTATGAGGCGGCAGACATTGAGGGAGCTTCGCCATGGCAAAAGTTTTATCATATCACATTGCCAATGATTTCTCCGATCATCTTTTTTGATGTCATCACAAGTACCATTGGTGCTTTCCAAATCTTCCAGGAAGCATATGTAATGACCGAAAACGGAAGTGGCGGCCCTGGAAATTCCCTATTATTCTATAATCTGCATATGTGGAACAACGCCTTTGAGATTTTTAACATGGGTTATGCGTCCGCAATGGCATGGCTGTTGTTCATCATTGTAATGATCCTGACGGCAGTGAATATGAAGCTCGGGAAAAGATGGGTGCATTATGAAGGGGGTGACGGCAAATGAGTTCAACGACAGCCCCAAAATTTCATGAGACTAAGAAGTTCAAAGATAGGGTAAGACATACATTTGTGACGCTGTTGCTGATTGCCGGCAGTACGCTGATTTTACTGCCATTATGGTGGATGATCTCGACATCATTGAAATCACCTGCTGAGATTGCGCAATATCCCCCGACGTTTTTTCCTGAGGAGTTCAATTTCAACAATTATATCGAGGCCTGGCAGACTGCGCCTTTCACTCGTTGGGCTTTGAATACTCTTTTCCTTGCGACCGTCGGAACCATCGGAAGTGTAGTTGTTAACTCATTGGTGGCTTATGGCTTTGCGAAAATTAAATTCAGGGGCAGGAATGCTTTATTTGTACTGGTTCTCTCAACCATGCTTATCCCCGGATTTGTGACGATGGTGCCGCAATATATCCTTTTTTCAAAACTTGGCTGGGTGAACACATACTTGCCTTTGCTCGTTCCAGCATTTCTTGGCAGTGCTTTTTTCATATTCCTGCTCCGCCAGTTCATGATGGGGATTCCGAATGAACTGATCGAGGCGGCCGTACTTGATGGAGCGGGCCATTTGCAGATCTGGTGGCATATCATGCTGCCACTGACAAAGCCCGCTTTGATTACTGTAGCAATTTTCTCTTTCAATGGTGCATGGAATGACCTGTTGGGACCACTGCTGTACATCAATGATGAAAGCATGTACACCTTGCAGATTGGTCTGCAAACCTTCAAAGGTACTGTCCAGACGCAGTGGCATTATTTGATGGCAATGTCTGTCACGGTATTGCTGCCAGTTATTCTGTTATTCTTCTTTTTCCAAAAGTACTTCATAGAAGGCTCGAATATCTCATCCGGAACAAAGGGATGAAAAAAAGGATGCTGAAAAAATTCAGCATCCTTTTTTGAGGTTAATTTGTTACCGGGCAGGTGGTTAGCCATACGCCAGAGACACAGGTTCTGTAACCATTATAGTAGGCATATTTTGTGCATTGCCAGCATGTATAGCCCTCAGGATTTATATCGGTCTTACTTTTATAATCCTCTGTTGGACTGGTATTCCTGTTTGGATTTTGAGCAGAAGAGGCAATGACAGAACCAGAGAAAACAAGCAACAAAACAAAGGTCAACATGAATAGCTTTTGCATGATTCTTCCCCCTTATTTTTCAATAGCAGATAGTAAACTTTGTAAAAAATTTACTATTACTTTAAGGTACGGAATAGATGATTGGATTAGAATAGGACAAAATGTTTATTCGCCAAAAACCATCTTTTGTACCAGGAATTTTCCCAAGAAAAAAAGCCCGTAAAATTCGGGCTAGTTCAGAGTTGGCGTGTTGCTTTCATGTGGGGTCTCTTCTATGATGAGATGATTTGTACCCTGATTTTCCTTCCAGAGACTGAATTTTTCCAAATCGTTGGTGATTTGTTTCAGAACAAATCCAATCACGGCAGCATCATCGACTATTCCAAGCCCAATCAGGAAGTCTGGTATAAAATCGATGGGAGATACAAAGTAAATGATTGCGGCAATGATGGTCACTATTGATCCAGTCGGTATTTTTCGGTATTCTCCACGCCGCCAGGCTCCGACTAATTCGAACAAAAGCTGGAGGTTGTCCCAACTTTCAGCAAGGACCCCTTTGTTCTCATCAGCCTTTTTGCCTGCATCCTTTAAAAGAATATCCGTTTTTTCTGGCCGCTTGATATACTCTTTAGCTTTTGATTCAAATCTTTTATAGCCTTCTTCAAATTTTTTTGTACCTAACATGAAAAAACACCCTTCCGTCTCAGTTTCATTATTTTATATTTTTACCCTTAGATAACGGTAATCAAAACAAAACTGTTATCTGGTAATATTTTTCACAAGCAGCTGTCATCTTGTGATGGCGGTTTTTATTACTGTTTTTGGGGAATGTAGAAGATGATTAAAATAATTGACTTATCTTGTATATACAAGTACAATGAGAGCGTAAACATGATGTATATACAAGTGTTTTGGTTCAAAGCAATTTTTTTATATTAAATGAAAACGGTAACAGGAGGAGAGAAACTATGGATCGCAAAGCAGTTGAACAAATTGTTGAGGCTGTGGGCGGCAAAGAGAATATCGCCGCGGCTACTCATTGTGTGACAAGGCTTCGTTTTGCTTTAAAGGATGAAGGAAAAGTAGACAAGGATCAGCTAGAGAATAATGACCTTGTAAAAGGGTCATTTTCTGCGAATGGTCAATACCAGGTAGTCATTGGCCAGGGTCTTGTCGATAAGGTATACGCTGAAATGGTAGCGATTACCGGAATAGGAGAAGCTTCAAAACAAGAAATCAAAGATGCGGCAGCGCAAAACTTGAATCCCCTGCAAAGGGCGATCAAGACACTTGCCGATATCTTCATTCCAATCCTGCCAGCGATCGTGACTGCTGGTTTATTGATGGGTATCAATAATATCCTGACCGGAAAGGATATCTTCTTTGAAGGTAAGGCGTTAATTGATGTGTATACTGGCTGGGCTGATTTTGCCAGCATCATCAATTTAATTGCCAATACTGCGTTCGTGTTCCTGCCTGGTTTGATTGGCTGGAGTGCGGTAAATAAATTTGGCGGAAGTCCGCTTCTTGGTATTGTATTGGGACTTATGCTCGTCCACCCTGACCTGCTGAATGCATGGGGATACGGAGCAGCAAAAGAAATCCCTACATGGAATTTATTTGGACTGACTGTTGAGAAAGTTGGCTATCAAGGACAAGTATTACCAGTATTGTTAGCTTCTTATGTACTTGCGAAAATGGAAATTTTCTTACGAAAGCGTATCCCTGATGCTTTTCAGTTGTTGACGGTAGCTCCGATTGCTTTATTGGTAACTGGTTTCCTGTCATTCATCGTGATAGGGCCGATTACTTTTGCGATTGGGAACCTGATTACAGACGGTGTTGTCGGAATTTTTGATGCAGCACCTGCACTTGGCGGTTTAATTTACGGCGGACTTTATGCACCGCTCGTTATCACTGGTATGCACCATACCTTCCTTGCGGTTGACTTGCAGCTGATCGGATCAATTGGCGGAACATTCCTCTGGCCGATGGTTGCACTTTCAAACATCGCTCAGGGCTCGGCTGCTTTTGCAATGATGTTCGCTGAAAAAGATAATGAGAAATTAAAAGGTCTTTCCATGACTTCGGCCATTTCTGCATGGCTTGGAATTACCGAGCCTGCCATGTTCGGTGTGAATCTGCGCTACAGATATCCATTCATTGCAGCAATCATCGGTTCTGCAATCGCGGGAATCGTCATCACGCTTCGTGGTGTTATGGCACCATCAATCGGTGTGGGAGGCCTGCCGGCATTCCTTTCAATCTTCACTGAATTCTGGGGTGTGTTCTTTATCGGAATGGGCATTGCGCTCGTTGTACCGTTTGTACTGACATTCATTATGGCAAAGACGAGAAAGAAAAAAGAAGCATAAGCAGCTAGATTAATCCTGATGGAGGTGGAAGTTTTATCATGACTGAACCATGGTGGAAAAAATCGGTTGTCTATCAAATCTATCCAAAGAGTTTTTGTGATACGACCGGCAATGGAACAGGCGACCTTCCGGGGATTATCGCCAAACTTGATTATTTAAAAGAACTGGGTGTGGATGTCATCTGGCTTACGCCAATCTATGATTCACCTCAGCGGGATAACGGTTACGATATTAAGGATTACTTCAAGATCTATGAGGAATACGGGACGATGGAAGAGTTCGATCGTCTTCTTGAAGAAGCACATAAACGCGGCATCAAGCTGATCATGGATATCGTTGTGAACCACTCATCAACTGAGCATGAGTGGTTCCAGGATGCAAGGAAATCCAAGGATAGTCCATACCGTAACTATTATATTTGGAAGGATCCAAAAGAGGATGGAAGTGCCCCGACCAATTGGGAGTCCAAATTTGGAGGAAATGCCTGGGAGTATGATGAGGCGACAGGACAATACTATCTTCATTTATTCGATGTGACCCAGGCTGATTTGAACTGGGAAAATGAACAGCTTCGTAATGAAGTTTATGAAATGATGCATTTCTGGTTCAAAAAAGGCGTTGATGGCTTCAGGCTTGATGTCATCAATCTGATCTCAAAGGACCAGGACTTCCCTGACGATGACGGCTCGGTGCCTCCGGGAGACGGCCGTAAATTTTACACAGATGGCCCTCGAGTCCATGAGTATCTGCAGGAAATGAATCGAGAAGTATTCTCTAAATATGACAGCATGACGGTCGGCGAGATGTCTTCGACCACGATTGAGAACTGCATCAAATACTCGAATCCAGAGCGGAACGAATTGAGCATGACATTCAATTTCCATCATTTAAAGGTCGATTATGAAAACGGCGATAAATGGACACTGGCTGATTTCGACTTCCTCGCACTTAAGCGGATATTATCATTATGGCAAGAAGAAATGCATAAGGGCGGGGGATGGAATGCTCTGTTCTGGTGCAACCATGACCAGCCGCGTGTTGTTTCCCGTTATGGAAATGACGGTGAATACCACCGGGAATCTGCTAAAATGCTTGGGACTGCAATCCATATGATGCAAGGTACACCTTATATTTATCAAGGTGAAGAAATAGGCATGACCAATCCTTATTTTGAAAAAATTGAGGATTATCGAGATGTGGAATCCTTGAATATGTATAAAATCAAAAAAGAAGAAGGCATGCCTGAAGAGAAAATCCTAAAAATCCTGCAGAGCAAGTCACGTGATAATTCTCGGACGCCAGTTCAGTGGAATGCCGAGGAGCACGCCGGCTTCACAAAAGGGATTCCATGGATTGATGCAGCGAAAAATTATCAGAGTGTAAATGTTGAAAATGCGCTTGCAGATGAAAATT belongs to Mesobacillus sp. AQ2 and includes:
- a CDS encoding sugar ABC transporter permease; its protein translation is MKSSESTIVHTKAGSKVISERKAAAATQRKGLSKKAKDNLAGYLFISPWIIGFLGLTLGPLLFSLAASFTDYNITSKMNFIGLENYKRMFTMDDLFRTSLFNTIYYVVFSVPLTTAGAIILAVLLNQKIKGMKFFRTIYYLPAVLSGVAVYFLWMQLLSPSTGLVNTMLGWFGIDGPAWLFDPEWTKPALLLMKMWSVGGGMLLYLAIMQGVSPQMYEAADIEGASPWQKFYHITLPMISPIIFFDVITSTIGAFQIFQEAYVMTENGSGGPGNSLLFYNLHMWNNAFEIFNMGYASAMAWLLFIIVMILTAVNMKLGKRWVHYEGGDGK
- a CDS encoding carbohydrate ABC transporter permease, with amino-acid sequence MSSTTAPKFHETKKFKDRVRHTFVTLLLIAGSTLILLPLWWMISTSLKSPAEIAQYPPTFFPEEFNFNNYIEAWQTAPFTRWALNTLFLATVGTIGSVVVNSLVAYGFAKIKFRGRNALFVLVLSTMLIPGFVTMVPQYILFSKLGWVNTYLPLLVPAFLGSAFFIFLLRQFMMGIPNELIEAAVLDGAGHLQIWWHIMLPLTKPALITVAIFSFNGAWNDLLGPLLYINDESMYTLQIGLQTFKGTVQTQWHYLMAMSVTVLLPVILLFFFFQKYFIEGSNISSGTKG
- a CDS encoding YkvA family protein — encoded protein: MLGTKKFEEGYKRFESKAKEYIKRPEKTDILLKDAGKKADENKGVLAESWDNLQLLFELVGAWRRGEYRKIPTGSIVTIIAAIIYFVSPIDFIPDFLIGLGIVDDAAVIGFVLKQITNDLEKFSLWKENQGTNHLIIEETPHESNTPTLN
- the treP gene encoding PTS system trehalose-specific EIIBC component; this encodes MDRKAVEQIVEAVGGKENIAAATHCVTRLRFALKDEGKVDKDQLENNDLVKGSFSANGQYQVVIGQGLVDKVYAEMVAITGIGEASKQEIKDAAAQNLNPLQRAIKTLADIFIPILPAIVTAGLLMGINNILTGKDIFFEGKALIDVYTGWADFASIINLIANTAFVFLPGLIGWSAVNKFGGSPLLGIVLGLMLVHPDLLNAWGYGAAKEIPTWNLFGLTVEKVGYQGQVLPVLLASYVLAKMEIFLRKRIPDAFQLLTVAPIALLVTGFLSFIVIGPITFAIGNLITDGVVGIFDAAPALGGLIYGGLYAPLVITGMHHTFLAVDLQLIGSIGGTFLWPMVALSNIAQGSAAFAMMFAEKDNEKLKGLSMTSAISAWLGITEPAMFGVNLRYRYPFIAAIIGSAIAGIVITLRGVMAPSIGVGGLPAFLSIFTEFWGVFFIGMGIALVVPFVLTFIMAKTRKKKEA
- the treC gene encoding alpha,alpha-phosphotrehalase, giving the protein MTEPWWKKSVVYQIYPKSFCDTTGNGTGDLPGIIAKLDYLKELGVDVIWLTPIYDSPQRDNGYDIKDYFKIYEEYGTMEEFDRLLEEAHKRGIKLIMDIVVNHSSTEHEWFQDARKSKDSPYRNYYIWKDPKEDGSAPTNWESKFGGNAWEYDEATGQYYLHLFDVTQADLNWENEQLRNEVYEMMHFWFKKGVDGFRLDVINLISKDQDFPDDDGSVPPGDGRKFYTDGPRVHEYLQEMNREVFSKYDSMTVGEMSSTTIENCIKYSNPERNELSMTFNFHHLKVDYENGDKWTLADFDFLALKRILSLWQEEMHKGGGWNALFWCNHDQPRVVSRYGNDGEYHRESAKMLGTAIHMMQGTPYIYQGEEIGMTNPYFEKIEDYRDVESLNMYKIKKEEGMPEEKILKILQSKSRDNSRTPVQWNAEEHAGFTKGIPWIDAAKNYQSVNVENALADENSVFYHYKKLIQLRKQYDIITYGDYQLILEEHPELFAYVRNGQDEKLLVVNNFYGVDTVFELPDTVEAEGFKVEILLSNYADSSKDVSRVKLRPYESVVYHLTK